From a single Brassica napus cultivar Da-Ae chromosome C9, Da-Ae, whole genome shotgun sequence genomic region:
- the LOC106417630 gene encoding cytosolic sulfotransferase 12 — protein MASSSVPVYLKDENLTQETRDLLSSLPSEKGWLVSQMYQFEGSWQTQALVQGIVNCQKHFEANDSDVILATLAKSGTTWLKALLFALIHRHKFPVSGKHPLLVTNPHSLVPFLEGDYCVSPEVNFSELPSPRLMQTHLTHHSLPVSIKSSSCKIVYCCRNRKDLFVSVWHFGRKLAPEETAEYPIETVVEAFCKGKFIGGPFWDHVLEYWYESRKNPNKVLFVTYEELKKQTEVEVKRIAEFIGCGFTAEEEVSEIVKLCSFESLSSLEVNRQGKLPNGIESNAFFRKGKVGAWRDTLSESLAEVIDRAAEDKFGGSGLKFSS, from the coding sequence ATGGCATCATCATCTGTTCCTGTTTACTTGAAAGATGAAAACCTAACACAAGAAACAAGAGATCTACTTTCTTCTCTTCCAAGCGAGAAAGGTTGGTTAGTCAGTCAAATGTATCAATTCGAAGGAAGTTGGCAGACACAAGCTCTGGTACAAGGAATCGTGAACTGCCAGAAACACTTTGAAGCCAACGATTCCGACGTTATCCTCGCCACCCTTGCTAAATCAGGCACTACTTGGTTAAAAGctcttctctttgctctcattCACCGACACAAGTTCCCAGTTTCTGGCAAGCATCCTCTTCTAGTTACCAATCCGCACTCCCTTGTACCCTTCTTGGAAGGAGATTACTGCGTATCTCCAGAGGTCAATTTCTCCGAGTTGCCTTCTCCAAGACTCATGCAGACGCACTTAACGCATCATTCTCTGCCGGTTTCCATTAAGAGCTCGTCTTGTAAGATTGTATATTGTTGTAGAAACCGTAAGGACTTGTTTGTTTCCGTATGGCATTTTGGGAGGAAACTTGCTCCAGAAGAAACAGCGGAGTACCCGATTGAAACAGTGGTTGAAGCGTTTTGTAAAGGGAAGTTTATTGGTGGACCGTTTTGGGATCATGTGTTGGAGTACTGGTACGAAAGCCGCAAGAATCCGAACAAGGTCTTGTTTGTTACATATGAGGAGCTCAAGAAGCAGACTGAGGTGGAGGTTAAGAGAATCGCGGAGTTCATTGGATGTGGTTTTACTGCTGAGGAAGAAGTGAGTGAGATTGTGAAGTTGTGTAGCTTTGAGAGTTTGAGTAGTTTGGAAGTTAATAGACAAGGAAAATTGCCAAATGGAATAGAGTCTAACGCTTTCTTTAggaaaggaaaggttggagcaTGGAGAGATACTTTGAGTGAATCATTGGCAGAGGTTATAGATAGAGCCGCTGAAGACAAGTTTGGAGGTTCTGGTCTGAAATTTTCTTCTTGA